Proteins from one Proteiniborus ethanoligenes genomic window:
- a CDS encoding HEPN domain-containing protein, translated as MELNLSATGFWKIENSEKEYIGDLYLNKDKGGIILYIRIPNIGPMLSFLELPLEIAFITGTTTNGAKITLVDCLRISTKSRLGSEDIFGYQARFMLDGITFNDEKDIKFKKMEISIPGIIQWGNISNYVIPDLEDEDTLIGLKATEPIELHASKEYRLLYCLTFSIPYQLMEENIHLKQIPYLVIEAELVQSLDWFMKIANQMKRLIEIAIGSPLSFDSIIVESPEIYNEFGDGNKYNRPLKVIHTFKQDIDKEGLSNRILKHDYLFDLSELKQANFSKWQEIASIMEPIIELYIDSLYNQNLSVNRHFLNMVQALETYHSRRIAYSLSDFKKRVNDLLEIRPKAFKENDKVFLLDGSYKQVILKSRLADLLLANFRFAFYTGDFKLMDFPQIIASTRNYYTHYNQRLENKALKDVDLVNAYHILRNILEFYLLIELGFEEEFIHERIRERIRPIINSNDIKKAAKNKSYK; from the coding sequence ATGGAGTTAAATCTATCTGCAACAGGATTTTGGAAGATAGAAAATTCAGAGAAAGAATATATTGGGGATTTGTATTTGAATAAAGATAAGGGTGGAATAATACTTTATATTCGTATACCTAACATAGGTCCTATGCTAAGTTTTTTAGAACTTCCACTTGAGATTGCATTTATCACTGGGACTACTACAAATGGAGCTAAAATTACTCTTGTCGATTGTCTAAGAATAAGTACCAAGAGTAGATTAGGTTCTGAAGATATATTTGGATATCAAGCAAGATTTATGCTTGATGGCATTACTTTTAATGATGAGAAAGATATTAAATTCAAGAAAATGGAAATTAGTATACCAGGAATAATTCAATGGGGAAATATCTCAAATTATGTAATACCCGATTTAGAAGACGAAGATACACTTATAGGTTTAAAAGCTACTGAACCTATTGAACTACATGCAAGTAAAGAATACAGGCTACTCTACTGCTTGACATTTAGTATTCCCTATCAACTTATGGAAGAGAATATCCATTTAAAGCAAATACCATATCTTGTAATTGAAGCTGAATTAGTACAATCATTAGATTGGTTTATGAAAATAGCCAACCAAATGAAAAGGTTAATTGAAATAGCTATAGGTAGTCCACTAAGTTTTGATTCTATTATTGTAGAATCGCCTGAAATATATAATGAATTTGGGGATGGAAATAAATATAATCGACCATTAAAAGTTATTCATACATTTAAACAAGATATTGATAAAGAAGGTCTTTCTAACAGAATATTAAAACATGATTATTTATTTGATTTAAGCGAACTCAAACAAGCCAATTTTTCAAAATGGCAAGAAATAGCTAGTATTATGGAACCTATAATAGAACTATATATTGATAGTTTATATAATCAAAATTTATCAGTTAATCGACATTTTTTGAATATGGTACAAGCATTAGAAACATATCATTCCCGTAGAATTGCTTATTCTCTTAGTGACTTTAAAAAAAGAGTAAATGATTTACTTGAAATAAGGCCAAAAGCTTTTAAAGAAAACGATAAGGTTTTTTTATTAGACGGTAGTTATAAGCAGGTTATATTAAAAAGTCGTTTAGCTGACCTATTATTAGCAAACTTTAGATTTGCATTTTATACAGGGGATTTTAAATTAATGGACTTTCCCCAAATAATTGCTAGCACGAGGAATTATTATACTCACTATAATCAAAGATTGGAAAACAAAGCACTTAAAGATGTGGATCTGGTAAATGCCTATCATATTCTACGAAATATACTAGAGTTCTATTTACTTATTGAGCTTGGATTTGAAGAAGAGTTTATACACGAGAGAATAAGAGAAAGAATAAGACCCATAATCAATAGCAATGACATAAAGAAAGCAGCTAAGAATAAAAGCTACAAGTAA
- a CDS encoding GNAT family N-acetyltransferase: MALRSMMKSDIKKLVDGFVEQGWHKSNELFSEYYNQQENKEKLVVIAEIGSDVAGYVTLLPYAKVGPFADKNIPEIVDFNVLIKYQKRGIGSRIMDVSENLAKEKSDYVSLSVGLHNGYGSAQRMYVKRGYIPDGTGVWYNGKQLVPYTKCVNDDDLTLYFLKCLKE, translated from the coding sequence TTGGCTTTACGCTCAATGATGAAAAGTGACATAAAAAAACTTGTTGATGGTTTCGTAGAACAAGGCTGGCATAAATCAAACGAATTATTTAGTGAATATTACAATCAGCAAGAAAACAAAGAAAAATTAGTTGTTATTGCAGAAATAGGTAGTGATGTTGCTGGCTATGTTACATTACTTCCATATGCTAAAGTTGGACCTTTTGCAGATAAGAACATACCTGAAATTGTTGACTTTAATGTTCTTATCAAATACCAAAAGAGAGGTATCGGCAGCAGGATTATGGATGTTTCAGAGAATCTCGCAAAGGAGAAAAGTGATTATGTTTCTCTTTCAGTGGGTCTTCATAATGGATATGGTTCTGCTCAGAGAATGTATGTAAAACGAGGATATATTCCAGATGGGACAGGAGTTTGGTATAACGGAAAGCAATTAGTACCGTATACAAAATGTGTAAATGATGATGATTTAACATTATATTTTTTAAAGTGTTTAAAAGAATAA
- a CDS encoding nucleotidyltransferase family protein, which produces MGKIYTKNEIRRKLLPVFSKHPIEKAILFGSYARGNPTHLSDIDILIDSKGKIRGIDFYGVLDNIVEVLDIPVDLIEASQIIEGSRVQNEIKETGIIIYERA; this is translated from the coding sequence ATGGGGAAAATCTATACTAAAAATGAGATAAGAAGGAAGTTACTACCAGTGTTTAGTAAGCATCCTATAGAAAAAGCAATACTTTTTGGCTCTTATGCAAGGGGAAATCCAACACACCTGAGTGATATTGATATACTAATCGATAGTAAGGGTAAGATTCGGGGTATTGATTTTTATGGGGTGTTAGATAATATTGTAGAGGTCCTAGATATTCCGGTGGACTTAATTGAGGCATCACAAATTATTGAAGGAAGTCGTGTACAAAATGAAATAAAAGAAACGGGGATAATTATTTATGAAAGAGCGTGA
- a CDS encoding HepT-like ribonuclease domain-containing protein, which yields MKERERIILNKIKIYAEQAIQFKEGMVLEEFSSDPKTISACVFNLSQIGELVTRIEPEFLNRNSHIPWYKIRGMRNRIVHDYEGIQLNIVWDVIVDFLPGLIKDINELLDVKKENPNY from the coding sequence ATGAAAGAGCGTGAAAGGATTATTCTTAATAAAATAAAAATATACGCAGAACAAGCAATTCAATTCAAGGAAGGTATGGTTTTGGAAGAATTTTCTAGTGACCCCAAAACAATTTCGGCTTGTGTTTTTAATCTTAGTCAAATTGGTGAACTGGTGACTCGGATTGAGCCTGAATTTTTAAATAGAAACAGCCATATTCCTTGGTATAAGATAAGAGGTATGAGAAATAGAATTGTCCATGATTACGAGGGTATACAGTTAAATATAGTTTGGGATGTCATAGTTGACTTTTTACCCGGGTTAATTAAAGATATAAACGAGTTATTGGACGTAAAGAAAGAAAATCCTAATTACTAG
- a CDS encoding response regulator transcription factor: MSKLKVINERTLSIAGFSLLFAYLLSFLFEGQVLYNILAYYDVNDSAYILSAIVAHFLGLFSCGYAVKSSITAKKMMIISMGICLIATVPFFYIPSTLWVVGLIVSGYAGGCAVASWGYFLKAFTPKNQRIKSCADVLIYSNIIMIIINVIAMNLSTIIGLALSMLCLVAGMAFIWILPTDTKKIQQDETDSKLYGDIKKPLMLLCLFVFVITINSGLMYQAINPAFEHLTRLASWYWAVPYIFALVVMRNLPAGVKRSRILYAGMAMIMGAFISFMLLERKAYDYIVVDTLMLSACGIFDLFWWSIIGEMLDYTQNPAKVFGIGLSANVFGVLFGGVVGMVVTSIQLSGAEVAVIALTIVCITLVMLPPLNRQLVMLLKNHAYLMAYDRMSQMQQTDIIRQTKTLEELTTREQEVLQHILFGKSNREIAETLFISESTVKTHARNIYSKYDVSSRAELISTLLKNQSSS; this comes from the coding sequence ATGAGCAAACTCAAAGTAATAAACGAGCGCACTCTATCTATTGCTGGGTTTTCTTTGCTTTTTGCTTATCTTTTATCCTTTCTTTTTGAGGGACAAGTTCTCTATAATATACTAGCTTATTATGATGTTAATGACTCTGCTTACATACTGTCTGCCATTGTTGCGCATTTTTTAGGATTGTTTTCCTGTGGCTATGCTGTAAAATCTTCAATAACTGCAAAAAAAATGATGATTATCAGCATGGGTATATGCTTGATTGCAACTGTACCGTTCTTTTATATCCCATCTACCCTATGGGTAGTGGGATTGATTGTCAGCGGATACGCAGGGGGGTGTGCAGTGGCATCGTGGGGATATTTTCTTAAAGCCTTTACACCTAAGAACCAACGTATAAAGTCCTGTGCGGATGTGTTGATTTATTCTAACATTATTATGATTATAATTAATGTAATCGCTATGAATCTTTCAACTATTATTGGACTTGCTCTCTCTATGCTCTGCCTTGTGGCAGGCATGGCATTTATTTGGATTCTGCCAACTGACACAAAGAAAATACAACAGGATGAAACAGATAGTAAGCTTTATGGAGACATAAAAAAGCCACTAATGCTGCTATGCCTGTTTGTTTTTGTTATAACTATTAATTCTGGTCTTATGTATCAGGCCATAAACCCAGCCTTCGAGCATCTTACCAGATTGGCAAGCTGGTATTGGGCAGTGCCTTATATTTTTGCCCTTGTTGTTATGCGAAACTTGCCGGCGGGGGTCAAGCGTTCAAGAATTTTGTATGCTGGAATGGCAATGATTATGGGAGCGTTCATCAGTTTCATGTTATTGGAGCGGAAGGCTTATGATTATATTGTAGTGGATACCTTGATGCTCAGCGCATGTGGTATTTTTGATTTGTTTTGGTGGAGTATTATCGGGGAGATGCTTGATTATACACAAAATCCTGCTAAAGTATTCGGCATTGGACTATCAGCAAATGTGTTTGGTGTTCTTTTTGGTGGTGTTGTTGGAATGGTGGTAACATCCATTCAACTTTCCGGAGCAGAGGTGGCAGTCATTGCTCTCACCATTGTATGCATAACATTAGTGATGCTGCCTCCCTTAAATCGACAGCTCGTTATGCTGCTGAAGAATCATGCCTATCTTATGGCCTATGACCGTATGAGCCAGATGCAACAGACAGATATTATTCGGCAGACAAAAACTCTTGAAGAATTGACCACTAGAGAACAGGAAGTGCTCCAGCATATTTTATTTGGAAAGTCCAACCGTGAGATTGCGGAGACGCTGTTCATCAGCGAAAGCACTGTTAAAACCCATGCAAGAAATATATATTCAAAATATGATGTCAGCAGTCGTGCTGAGCTTATTAGCACTTTGCTTAAAAATCAATCTAGTTCATAA
- a CDS encoding zinc ribbon domain-containing protein, producing the protein MSKFCTSCGKELEAGTKFCHKCGAAVFSISAEAKASPNDIMPHKDFLMSKATEKIKEESNNKANHYAEKIFSDTVPAYELAGEIGLPLELAPFPTDFDGDGLFSVLKSGLGGLMGGFKRTLGDKKRITLVIALTIIWLLVNLLAALGIFPLPLRLLSWLTAAQGNLIGGTIGKGLVAALLAQIIVHKGMLTVLKSGLGQLGSILKSGKGKAVPLLLGSGAVLIVCNMMVSTNLQNTMVCIAGFALSVKALTQNGFLRRLIMGLLPKAKDVTITTIMGGWTLGFALFAVVSLLPGGRNGYLLGILLLVVGSILVITGRNKKGVMAE; encoded by the coding sequence ATGAGTAAATTTTGCACAAGCTGTGGTAAGGAATTAGAAGCAGGGACAAAATTTTGCCATAAGTGCGGTGCTGCAGTTTTTTCTATATCTGCTGAAGCTAAAGCATCACCAAATGATATTATGCCACATAAAGATTTTCTTATGTCAAAAGCTACTGAAAAAATTAAAGAAGAATCTAATAATAAGGCCAATCATTACGCTGAAAAGATCTTTTCTGATACAGTTCCAGCCTATGAGTTAGCAGGGGAGATTGGGTTACCGCTGGAGCTTGCCCCCTTTCCGACAGATTTCGATGGGGATGGGCTATTTTCTGTGCTAAAAAGTGGATTGGGCGGACTGATGGGTGGCTTTAAACGAACGCTGGGGGATAAAAAAAGGATAACTTTGGTTATTGCACTGACGATCATTTGGCTGTTGGTAAATTTATTAGCTGCCTTGGGAATCTTTCCACTTCCACTCCGATTGCTTTCGTGGCTGACGGCTGCCCAGGGAAACCTCATTGGCGGTACTATAGGAAAAGGTCTTGTGGCGGCGCTACTGGCACAAATTATTGTTCATAAAGGTATGTTGACTGTCCTGAAAAGTGGCCTTGGACAACTGGGTAGTATCCTTAAGAGTGGAAAAGGAAAAGCTGTGCCGCTGTTGCTAGGGTCTGGAGCAGTTCTTATAGTCTGCAATATGATGGTTTCTACTAACCTACAGAATACCATGGTCTGTATCGCAGGCTTTGCACTTTCGGTGAAGGCACTGACGCAAAATGGTTTTTTGCGACGTCTCATCATGGGTCTATTGCCTAAAGCAAAGGATGTCACCATAACAACCATCATGGGAGGATGGACCCTAGGATTTGCTTTGTTTGCGGTGGTGAGCCTTCTGCCTGGAGGACGAAACGGCTATTTGCTTGGAATATTACTACTTGTAGTCGGTAGTATTCTGGTAATTACAGGTAGAAACAAAAAGGGGGTAATGGCAGAATGA